CCTAGCTAGTGCGCTCCAACCTGGGCAAACAGGGCATCAAACTCATCGCGGAAGAGACCGGCCAAAGCGGCCGCGGCTGCCGGAAAGTCTTCGCTGCAATAGGTGCGATAAGGCCAGCACCGCTTGCTCGCATCAAGAAGCTTGCGGCGCCAGAAAGGGTTGATGCATCTCGCGCTTGTAACGCCGGCCGCAGTCTCAAGCGATTTTGATTGTCTTAACGCCAGCTTCAGTCAAAAGCTGATAGAGCGCCGCTATCTTGCTCCGGTCGCCGCGCTGAGCGCAATACGAAAACACGACGCGCTGCTTTGCCCGCGTAAAGGCAACGAAAAAGCCCGCCGTGGCTTCGATTTTGTCGTTGGAAAAGCTCCACCATGCCTGGTCGTCAAGGCCCACGAAAATCACTGTGTGATATTCGAGGCCCTTGCTCTTGTGGACGGTCATCAGGGGGACCGAGTACGCGCCTTCGTACTCGTCCAAGGCCTCAGACCAATTTTTTGCGGATTTGCACGACGCCTCCAAGTGAAGCGCCGCGGCTTCACTCACCTTGTCGAACCAGTCGCCCTGACGATATGCCGGGGATGCGGCAAGGATGTTCGCCCTTCCGATAAATGCAATAAGCAACTGCACCACCTCCTTTGCGTCGGCAGGATCTGAGAGCGGTGCAGGATAGGTATTCCTGAAGTCGGATTCGAAAGTGTTCAGCCGTTTAACAACTTTCGCACGTCCCGCATAGTCATCCAGAGCGAGCCCAAGGAGCGTGCACATCAGATCGAGGCAGGTTGTCCAATGACGCCCTGCCCGAACGCTCGTAAATAGGCGAAGTAGCACCACGAGATATTCCGAGAGGTCTTCAACTAGGAGTTCTTGGAGCGTGACATTGCCGACTAGCTCAACTTCGTTCCTGAGCGGCAACTTCAGCTTGGCGAAAGCGGGCTCCAGCACCTTCATGTAGTCGCCTGCTTTCTGCCGGACGAGAATGCAAAAATCACGCGGGTCCAGTTTATGTTCCGCCATTTGCTTGCTGACGAAGTCAGCGAGACGCGCGGCCTCGGTGCCGGGCGTCGTGAAGTCCCAAACAGCACAACTGTCGCCTGAGACCGTCCCCTTAGTCTTGGAAACGGGGGTAGACGATCTTGCGTCGAGCGCTTTCGCCAAGACGTCTTGGATGCGCACGAGGTCTGGCGAGGAACGGTAGTTATGGATCAGCGGCGTTCGCTGCGCCTTGAACTCGGCTTCGAATGGCATGAACGGGTCGTCCATCGCCAAGGCCCACCTCATGATCTGCTGTTTGTTGTCACCTACCGCTGTAACCACGGTGTCAGAGCCAAAAAAAATCGCCTTTACTAAGTCGTATTGCGCTTGGGTTGTATCCTGAAACTCGTCCATAAAGAGGTGCGAGTACGTTAACCGCAAGGCATGACCAACCATGGGGTTGCTGGTTACAAGCAAACCTGCCAAGCGGCTGATCATTGGAAATGTAAGCGATGTGCTCTTTCCTTCATGGAGCCATGATTGCCAGAAGCGGTCAGCCGCCCATTCAGCCGCATTTGAAATCCTTGGAGCGCCCTCAGGTAGCGGTGTCCCGAATAGCCATCGACGCTGGAAGTCCTTCGTGTGGACAGCGATAATGTCCGCGCGGCTGCCAATTTCGGGGGGCGGCGTGAGAAATCGCAGGAAATTGTCGAAGGTCCGGTCAGTCGCATCGACGACGACTTGGTAATCGGGACGCGGCCGCCATCGCTCTGGCAAAGCCTGCCCGAAGCGATCGACGAGACTCTTGGCAAACGCATCGAACGTCAGAGAGTCGAATCGGTAGGCGTGGTCCGGATGGCAACGGCTGCGTACGCGCACGGCAAGATTAGTGGCGGCGTCGCGCTTGTAGCTGATGGCAAGTATCCGTCTCGGTGGCCGCGCGATCCCGCACTGAAGCAGGTAGGCTGCGCGCTGCGCCAGGAGTTCGGTCTTCCCGGAACCCGGACCCGCTATGACGCAGCGATTGTCAGTCGAACGGACAACGTCCATTGCGTTCTCTTCGAGCGCCTCGACGTCAATCGGTTTCCATTGGTCAGGGCGAACCCGGCGGCTGACGAGCGTCATGGCTAGTCCCGATTCAAGTTTTCGTCGATGCGCTTGATGAGTCGCCGATACACCTCCGGCATACCCTTTTTGAGGGTTTTATCGTCGACCTGGGCGAGCGCCTGTACATGCGTGGCGGGCTTGCTGCGCGTCAAAAAGTGATAGCGATATGCAGGCGTGTGATCTTTGTAACCGCCGAATTCGGTTGCCTTGTAGTCCTTGATGCCGCTCCCACCCTTTCCGAGGACGATCTCAACAGCCTCATCCGGAGTGAGTGATGGGCCGCCACCTTTAGGAATGATCGTCTTGTACGCATCGGGAAACGCGGCGAGCATTTCCATATCAAGATCGAGGGGCGAGGAATAGAAGACACCGTGATCCTCGAGGAAGGTCACCCAGCTCTTCAGCGTCTTCCAGTCAGACGAGTCCCAGGCCTTCATTCTTTCGATATCTGCGACGCCCGTCTCTGTCTTGAGAAGCTTGGACTTGTCAGCCCCGTTGGCGATCAGCTGTTCGAGAGCTGTGACGAGCCGACCATATCCGCCGCCCTTTCGGCCAAGATCGAGATCCACCAACGTCGCATACGGTATCGATAGGTTGTCGAGCAGCTTCCAGAAATAGTTTACGTGGCGGCCTCCGATCGGCACAATAGCGACGAAGGACGGGTCCAGCATCAGGCCTTCTGCCTGCGCGAGCCGCGGGATGACGATGCGTTCGGAGTCCCCTTCGACCAGGACCACGAACCGCGCGAAATAGAGCTCTGGAAACGCCAAGAATGCGCCTCGGATAAATTTTGCGGCTTCCGTTGCTCCAGAGGGAAGCTCGATCGCTCGTACCGCCGAAGCAGAAGTATCAGGGTCGCGCCGGCAATAGCGAACCTCAGTGGGTTCGATCCGGCTGAGAACGGACGGCGAGTGGCTCGTTATGATCGCCTGTGCAGCGTTGCCGCTGACGATTGATCGTACTTGCGTCACGATGCGTGAAAGATAGTACGGCGATAAATGGTTCTCCGGCTCCTCGATGCCAAAGAGGCTGAGCGCGGGTATGCGCAGTTCCTCGGCGCGAAAGCCCTTGATCTTTGCGGCTACGGCGTCCCGTTCCAGATCAAAAACCGCAGCAGCAAGAGCCAAGTAGAAGAGCGACTGCTGCCCGTCGCTCAGAACTTCGAGGCCGCGCTCAATTTTCGCCGGACCGTGCTGAAACATGACCTGAACGTGCGCGACGACTTCTTCGAACCGTTTGCTGACGAGTGACAGACTCGGATCAGTGTCCGTCTGCTCGTCGTGCAACTCCTTCCACCGTGTGCTGAGCGCCTTGCTGATGGAGCCGATGGCGGCTTCGCTGTCGAATGCGTCCGCGAGTTTTTTGGTCGAATCGTCGACCGCCTTGCGGGTGTCTTTGGACCATTCGATCGCTTTCAGGAGGCGCGCCGCCAGAGCGCCGGTGGTCGCGCGAATTTGCGCCGTGGCGTCGCGCGAGGCTGGCGTGTAGTAAAATTGGATCAGGCCGCGGTCGGCCGGCGAAACGGCGTGCTTGTCATCCGGGTCGACTTTCTCGTTGAGGTGATCGACCCAGAATAGCTCTTGGGTAACTTCACCCTCAGCGGTGCTATCGTCCTGCCAACGAGCCTCAAGTCGCATGCGGCACATAGGCAGCTTCTTTGGCCCTTCGAGTTGCTGATGCCGGAATGTCGGCGCGACGGTTTCAGCGGTTGCCGAACCGTCCTTCAGCTCGGGCAGCGCGATCACGACATCGATGAACAAGTCTCGCGTCGTCCTGTCGTCGGGTGCCACATCTTGCGGCAAGTGAAAGTCCGATCGCTGGAGCGTGCGCTGCGATCGGGTTACGCCGAACATTTTGGCCAGGGCTTGCAGCATTGCCGTTTTCCCGGACGCATTCGGCCCCACAACCGTGGTAAGGTCATTCGCAAGGTCAATACGTTGCGCGTCGGACCCGAAGGAACGAAGGCCAGAAATCGTCATCGATTGGATGCGCACCGCTTCCCCCCGTGTAGGCGAACCATTAACTTTTTGCCCGTTTTCGACTGAACGGGTTCCGCCGTCAATGTCGCTGCCTAGCCTAGGCGGACAGCGAGTGAAAGGTATTATTAAACCATTTCACGCAAAGACATCTTACTGTGCATGGGGTTGTTTTCGCGATTTTTGTGGAGGCGCCGCGGGAGGGTCGCGCGGCGTCCGGGCATCGTCTTGGTGTCGCGAAGGCTTCACTCAATTTTTCGCCGAAGCCTGCCGTCCGTTGACGACGATGAAATACAGATTGCGGACATAGACCACGAGGCCGAGCGCCTGCCCTGCGATGAAGACCGGATCGCGGCGATACAGCGCGTAGATCAGCAGCAGCACACCGCCGCCGATCGAGAAGAACCAGAACGCCACCGGGATCACGCTCTTGCGCGCGCGCTCGGAGGCGATCCATTGCACCACGAAGCGCATGGTGAAGAATGCCTGCGCGACGAAGCCGAGGACGA
The genomic region above belongs to Bradyrhizobium sediminis and contains:
- a CDS encoding AAA family ATPase; translated protein: MTISGLRSFGSDAQRIDLANDLTTVVGPNASGKTAMLQALAKMFGVTRSQRTLQRSDFHLPQDVAPDDRTTRDLFIDVVIALPELKDGSATAETVAPTFRHQQLEGPKKLPMCRMRLEARWQDDSTAEGEVTQELFWVDHLNEKVDPDDKHAVSPADRGLIQFYYTPASRDATAQIRATTGALAARLLKAIEWSKDTRKAVDDSTKKLADAFDSEAAIGSISKALSTRWKELHDEQTDTDPSLSLVSKRFEEVVAHVQVMFQHGPAKIERGLEVLSDGQQSLFYLALAAAVFDLERDAVAAKIKGFRAEELRIPALSLFGIEEPENHLSPYYLSRIVTQVRSIVSGNAAQAIITSHSPSVLSRIEPTEVRYCRRDPDTSASAVRAIELPSGATEAAKFIRGAFLAFPELYFARFVVLVEGDSERIVIPRLAQAEGLMLDPSFVAIVPIGGRHVNYFWKLLDNLSIPYATLVDLDLGRKGGGYGRLVTALEQLIANGADKSKLLKTETGVADIERMKAWDSSDWKTLKSWVTFLEDHGVFYSSPLDLDMEMLAAFPDAYKTIIPKGGGPSLTPDEAVEIVLGKGGSGIKDYKATEFGGYKDHTPAYRYHFLTRSKPATHVQALAQVDDKTLKKGMPEVYRRLIKRIDENLNRD
- a CDS encoding UvrD-helicase domain-containing protein, producing the protein MTLVSRRVRPDQWKPIDVEALEENAMDVVRSTDNRCVIAGPGSGKTELLAQRAAYLLQCGIARPPRRILAISYKRDAATNLAVRVRSRCHPDHAYRFDSLTFDAFAKSLVDRFGQALPERWRPRPDYQVVVDATDRTFDNFLRFLTPPPEIGSRADIIAVHTKDFQRRWLFGTPLPEGAPRISNAAEWAADRFWQSWLHEGKSTSLTFPMISRLAGLLVTSNPMVGHALRLTYSHLFMDEFQDTTQAQYDLVKAIFFGSDTVVTAVGDNKQQIMRWALAMDDPFMPFEAEFKAQRTPLIHNYRSSPDLVRIQDVLAKALDARSSTPVSKTKGTVSGDSCAVWDFTTPGTEAARLADFVSKQMAEHKLDPRDFCILVRQKAGDYMKVLEPAFAKLKLPLRNEVELVGNVTLQELLVEDLSEYLVVLLRLFTSVRAGRHWTTCLDLMCTLLGLALDDYAGRAKVVKRLNTFESDFRNTYPAPLSDPADAKEVVQLLIAFIGRANILAASPAYRQGDWFDKVSEAAALHLEASCKSAKNWSEALDEYEGAYSVPLMTVHKSKGLEYHTVIFVGLDDQAWWSFSNDKIEATAGFFVAFTRAKQRVVFSYCAQRGDRSKIAALYQLLTEAGVKTIKIA
- a CDS encoding lipid-A-disaccharide synthase N-terminal domain-containing protein, with amino-acid sequence MIDLFNMLAAYLHDVFIIKFDGWVVLGFVAQAFFTMRFVVQWIASERARKSVIPVAFWFFSIGGGVLLLIYALYRRDPVFIAGQALGLVVYVRNLYFIVVNGRQASAKN